Proteins encoded in a region of the Myxococcus guangdongensis genome:
- a CDS encoding class I SAM-dependent methyltransferase, translating into MTTDPNARFWDRIAEKYAKKPLPNPAATARKLALNRDRLRPTDRLLDVGCGTGSIVLELAPHVAEAHGVDISRNMIAIAHRKAAAAGTANVVFHAQPAGTLDAFTDAQFDCVCAYNLLHLLDDPAALLQAMYRVTAPGGTLVTSTACLGGPLGSLIGGLLTVMRWLGKAPRVAVLRRDELRAAVADAGFVDIETPDVGDSAQNVFLMARKPR; encoded by the coding sequence ATGACGACGGACCCGAACGCTCGATTCTGGGACAGAATCGCCGAGAAGTACGCGAAGAAACCGCTCCCGAACCCCGCCGCGACCGCTCGCAAGCTCGCACTGAACAGGGATCGGCTCCGCCCGACGGACCGACTGCTCGACGTGGGGTGTGGCACCGGCAGCATCGTCCTCGAGCTCGCTCCCCACGTGGCGGAGGCACATGGGGTCGACATCTCGCGGAACATGATCGCCATCGCCCACCGCAAGGCCGCGGCTGCGGGCACCGCGAACGTCGTCTTCCACGCGCAGCCTGCCGGCACGCTGGACGCGTTCACGGACGCGCAGTTCGACTGCGTATGCGCCTACAACCTCCTGCACCTGCTCGACGATCCAGCGGCGCTCCTGCAAGCGATGTATCGCGTGACCGCGCCGGGAGGCACGCTCGTCACCTCCACTGCGTGCCTCGGCGGCCCCCTGGGGTCACTGATCGGGGGCCTCCTCACGGTGATGCGTTGGCTCGGCAAGGCGCCACGGGTGGCGGTGCTCCGCCGCGACGAGCTTCGGGCCGCTGTCGCCGATGCGGGATTCGTCGATATCGAGACGCCCGACGTCGGAGACAGCGCGCAGAACGTATTCCTGATGGCGCGCAAGCCGCGATGA
- a CDS encoding LysR family transcriptional regulator, with translation MDWNDLRYFLALARLGSVRAAGAALGVSHSTVVRRVDALELELRTRLFDRHRDGFVLTDAGERMMPAAVRVEDEVCALTRGAAGHDESLSGTVHLTCCDEYVAGQILEDLRPWCAQHPSVEIAVTTDSRPFNLAKGEADLAVRVLPRDTTPPEYLAGRRLAPIVCVNFVGAAHVERLDPRGGAARWLTIEDRRQLEPLIREGSYPGLPMWGAFSTLHLLVRAAIEGLGLVILPAYVGDAEPGLVRLPEADARHVADIWLLYHPDLRDNARVQAVRGVIREGFERRIARYAGRRTDAPQRSADAPG, from the coding sequence GTGGACTGGAACGATCTCCGCTACTTCCTCGCGCTGGCTCGGCTCGGATCGGTGCGCGCCGCCGGCGCTGCACTCGGCGTGAGCCACAGCACGGTCGTCCGGCGGGTCGACGCGCTCGAGCTCGAGCTGAGGACCCGGCTGTTCGACCGGCATCGCGACGGGTTCGTGCTCACCGATGCCGGCGAGCGAATGATGCCGGCCGCCGTGCGCGTCGAAGACGAGGTATGCGCGCTGACGCGCGGTGCTGCCGGACATGACGAGAGCCTGTCGGGGACGGTCCATCTCACGTGCTGCGACGAGTACGTCGCAGGGCAGATCCTCGAGGACCTGCGGCCCTGGTGCGCGCAGCACCCGAGCGTGGAGATCGCGGTCACGACCGACAGCCGGCCCTTCAACCTCGCCAAGGGCGAAGCCGACCTCGCCGTGCGGGTGCTCCCCAGAGACACCACGCCGCCGGAGTACCTGGCCGGGCGGCGGCTTGCCCCCATCGTGTGCGTCAACTTCGTTGGCGCGGCGCATGTGGAGCGGCTCGATCCACGCGGGGGCGCGGCGCGGTGGCTCACCATCGAAGATCGCCGTCAACTCGAGCCCCTCATCCGCGAGGGCAGCTATCCGGGGCTGCCGATGTGGGGCGCGTTCTCCACCTTGCATCTGCTGGTGCGCGCGGCGATCGAGGGGCTCGGCCTCGTGATCCTCCCCGCCTATGTCGGTGACGCGGAGCCCGGGCTGGTGCGGCTTCCAGAGGCAGACGCCCGGCACGTCGCCGATATCTGGCTCCTGTACCACCCGGACCTGCGCGACAACGCGCGCGTGCAGGCGGTCCGCGGCGTCATCCGCGAGGGGTTCGAGCGCCGCATCGCGCGGTACGCCGGGCGGCGCACGGACGCACCACAGCGTTCCGCCGACGCACCAGGCTGA